The proteins below are encoded in one region of Peribacillus muralis:
- a CDS encoding NupC/NupG family nucleoside CNT transporter yields MKFIFLLTGILFVFIIAFLFSNNRKKIKYKRILVMLAVQIILVYTMMNTSLGLIAITNVGVFFEKLMAVADSGIQFVFGGMVNEGKTTFFFIALLPLVFMSVLIGILNYIKILPFLIKYLGLILSKITGMGKLESYFAVSTAVLGQPEVFLTIIKQIPHLSSKRLYTICTSAMSAVSMAMVGAYMTMLEPKYVVTAVVLNIFSALIIANIINPYDLDDDEDLIQIEENQRVPFFQMVGDSVMDGFKIVITVAAMLLGFIALMELINVIFLNVFHFSFQTVIGYLFAPIAFLMGIPWSEAVKAGGIMATKLVTNEFVAMLNFGEISKNLSDKTIAIVSVYLVSFANFGTVGIVSGSIKSISEKQGNHVSKFALKLLLGATLASVISGTIMGIAM; encoded by the coding sequence ATGAAGTTTATATTCTTGCTAACAGGGATCCTGTTTGTTTTTATCATCGCTTTTTTATTCAGTAATAACCGGAAAAAAATTAAATATAAACGAATTCTGGTCATGTTAGCCGTGCAAATCATTTTAGTGTACACGATGATGAATACTAGCCTTGGCCTCATTGCCATTACCAATGTAGGCGTTTTTTTTGAAAAACTGATGGCGGTCGCAGATTCCGGAATTCAATTCGTGTTCGGCGGTATGGTGAATGAAGGAAAAACGACTTTCTTCTTTATAGCTCTATTGCCCCTGGTTTTCATGTCGGTTTTAATTGGAATATTGAATTATATTAAAATTTTGCCATTCCTAATCAAATATTTAGGTTTGATATTAAGTAAAATAACTGGAATGGGGAAACTTGAAAGCTATTTTGCGGTATCTACAGCTGTCCTGGGTCAGCCAGAAGTATTTTTAACGATCATCAAACAGATTCCACATTTATCTTCCAAAAGGCTATACACGATCTGTACCTCGGCAATGAGTGCGGTAAGCATGGCTATGGTTGGAGCATACATGACGATGCTGGAGCCCAAATATGTGGTTACCGCCGTTGTTTTGAATATCTTCAGTGCTCTTATCATTGCTAATATCATCAATCCCTATGATCTGGACGATGATGAGGATCTGATTCAAATAGAAGAAAATCAAAGAGTTCCTTTCTTCCAGATGGTTGGGGATAGTGTTATGGATGGCTTTAAAATCGTTATAACGGTTGCGGCTATGTTATTGGGGTTCATTGCCTTAATGGAATTGATCAATGTAATCTTTTTAAACGTTTTTCATTTTTCTTTTCAAACGGTTATCGGGTATCTGTTTGCACCTATCGCTTTTTTAATGGGCATTCCGTGGTCAGAAGCTGTAAAAGCAGGCGGAATAATGGCTACAAAGCTTGTTACCAACGAATTCGTTGCGATGCTGAATTTTGGTGAAATATCAAAAAACCTTTCAGATAAAACCATTGCCATTGTATCGGTTTATTTAGTTAGCTTTGCGAATTTCGGAACGGTAGGCATTGTTTCAGGTTCAATCAAATCCATTAGTGAAAAACAAGGTAATCATGTATCCAAATTTGCTTTAAAACTTTTGCTTGGTGCTACATTAGCTTCCGTAATATCCGGAACGATAATGGGGATTGCCATGTAA
- a CDS encoding nucleoside hydrolase: protein MQTKKIILDCDPGHDDAISIILAASQPSLDILGITTVSGNAEIEKTTMNALKICDLVSLSDVVVSKGASEPLIRLRETAPGIHGDSGLDGPELPEPSRSWSDEHGCDTIIRLVKESKEPVTILPTGPLTNIALALLKAPEIKDNIEEVVLMGGGTFGNWTPTAEFNIWADPEAAKKVFDSGIPIVVMGLDITHQALATKEVIDQVQKIDNHVAKIVGELLVFFASTYKEMFNFAGAPVHDVLTVAYCVAPELFKTKEVNITVETKGEFTAGTTLIDLHGITGRKVNAKYGLELDVEGFWRLMIEALKKF from the coding sequence ATGCAAACGAAAAAAATTATATTGGATTGTGATCCAGGGCATGATGACGCGATTTCGATTATTTTGGCCGCTTCACAGCCATCACTGGACATCTTGGGAATTACGACAGTTTCGGGGAATGCGGAAATTGAAAAAACGACAATGAATGCGTTGAAAATTTGTGATTTAGTATCTTTATCCGATGTTGTAGTTTCAAAAGGGGCTAGTGAACCGTTGATTCGTTTACGAGAAACGGCACCCGGCATTCATGGTGATTCAGGTCTGGATGGGCCGGAGTTGCCTGAACCTTCTCGAAGCTGGAGTGATGAACATGGCTGCGATACGATCATACGCCTTGTAAAAGAGTCGAAAGAACCTGTTACGATTCTTCCGACAGGACCTTTGACAAATATTGCTTTAGCTCTATTAAAAGCACCAGAGATTAAGGACAATATTGAAGAGGTTGTCCTTATGGGCGGCGGAACCTTCGGTAACTGGACGCCAACTGCAGAGTTTAATATTTGGGCAGATCCGGAGGCGGCGAAAAAAGTATTTGATAGCGGTATTCCAATAGTGGTCATGGGACTGGATATAACTCATCAAGCTCTCGCTACAAAAGAAGTTATCGATCAGGTGCAAAAAATTGATAATCATGTGGCCAAAATAGTTGGAGAATTACTAGTATTCTTTGCCTCGACATATAAAGAAATGTTCAACTTTGCAGGGGCACCGGTACACGATGTATTAACGGTCGCCTACTGTGTTGCACCCGAATTGTTTAAAACGAAAGAAGTGAATATAACGGTGGAAACGAAAGGAGAGTTTACAGCAGGAACGACTTTAATCGATCTGCATGGGATTACGGGAAGAAAAGTAAATGCCAAGTATGGATTGGAGCTGGACGTCGAAGGCTTTTGGCGTTTAATGATCGAAGCGTTGAAGAAATTCTAG
- a CDS encoding spore germination protein → MRNKIVNEIESKFSNQGDFFIEEELINKTTIFLIGFKTLVDLTKSKLYVQQIANSNTSVKALFINLNDEINVDTEQMIKGILEGNLVIVSEDGKQNAVVNPIVQNLRSSISEPKNESPIQSSTDAFGDDINTNIGMIRKRLTTASLCHCNYEVGDLEKRKLSMLYIKGRTPKSLIDKVDRQLKGIQTDIDTIDDLNLQFGKRRLSPVSHLFATELPISAIHSLKENKIVFFLDNCPFALVFPNLLWDMLVSIDDRNFPSILSFMLRFFRVIGLVATLILPALYVALVSVNPEVFKLDLALFVAKSREGIPLTAFLETIAMVVLVDLILEAIVRLPKSVGPAITMVGGIILGQAMVEAKLVSNLLVIVITAVVIASSSVIGMQNSLYIRLLKYPILILASLFGILGVCIGFIFTIIYLASLTSYDIPYMTFRIKKEGEIK, encoded by the coding sequence ATGAGGAATAAAATAGTAAACGAAATTGAATCCAAGTTTTCCAATCAAGGCGATTTTTTCATTGAAGAAGAACTAATAAATAAAACAACAATTTTTCTAATAGGATTCAAAACGCTTGTCGATTTAACTAAGTCGAAATTATACGTTCAACAAATCGCAAATTCGAACACGTCAGTAAAAGCTTTGTTCATAAATCTTAATGACGAGATAAATGTTGATACAGAACAAATGATTAAAGGGATATTAGAAGGCAATTTAGTGATCGTGTCAGAAGATGGCAAACAAAATGCCGTCGTAAATCCCATCGTCCAAAATTTGAGGAGCAGTATTTCCGAGCCTAAAAATGAAAGTCCGATTCAATCATCCACGGATGCCTTTGGAGATGATATTAACACGAACATCGGGATGATCAGAAAAAGGCTTACAACAGCAAGTCTATGCCATTGTAACTATGAAGTAGGAGATCTGGAGAAGCGAAAGCTATCCATGCTCTATATTAAAGGGAGGACCCCCAAATCCCTAATAGACAAGGTCGACCGGCAGTTAAAAGGAATTCAAACGGATATTGATACGATTGATGACCTTAATTTGCAATTTGGCAAACGCAGGTTAAGTCCTGTCAGTCATCTTTTCGCCACTGAACTGCCGATTTCTGCCATACATTCATTAAAAGAGAACAAAATTGTCTTTTTTTTAGATAATTGTCCGTTCGCGCTGGTTTTTCCTAATCTCCTTTGGGATATGTTAGTTAGTATTGATGATCGCAATTTTCCTTCCATACTGTCATTCATGCTTCGGTTTTTCAGGGTGATAGGGCTAGTGGCCACGCTGATCCTTCCCGCATTATATGTTGCTTTGGTGTCAGTTAATCCGGAGGTTTTCAAGTTGGATCTTGCCTTGTTTGTCGCTAAGAGCAGGGAAGGCATTCCCTTAACGGCCTTTCTCGAAACCATTGCAATGGTAGTGTTAGTTGATTTAATACTAGAAGCGATTGTAAGACTGCCCAAAAGCGTCGGACCCGCCATTACGATGGTTGGAGGAATCATACTGGGACAGGCGATGGTGGAGGCCAAATTAGTCAGTAACTTGTTGGTCATCGTGATCACGGCTGTCGTGATTGCAAGTTCATCGGTCATTGGCATGCAGAATTCTTTGTACATTCGCTTGCTGAAATATCCGATTCTAATATTGGCCTCACTTTTCGGTATTTTAGGGGTATGCATCGGTTTTATTTTCACCATAATATACTTGGCGAGCTTAACCTCTTATGACATTCCTTATATGACGTTTCGAATAAAAAAAGAAGGAGAAATAAAGTGA
- a CDS encoding GerAB/ArcD/ProY family transporter — protein sequence MTQRIQIAAVFIIIHLSFGYVVYPNLIYMLTETAHWEVIICQCLLQLILIWVYMKGLNYFPAQNVIDIYLKMGRWAAIIFLTPFAINLIVLASLNNRIHTEVIISIFLPRTPYWAILVLLFFISVYTALKGLGTILRSAIFIFLFVIPLVVLNIFSSSVNFNIHNVTPGLNLPPKFLLEMKFFYLLGFSSFLFLGFIASKTKLLFRQLFAAWVIVTLLSLSIVYIPLFIFGQDTVVTLKNPFLESMDSIDISWFSFNRQAIFFGVLLVGLVILTNSVLFWMIGTIMQKVYKWNASYWISAFSFIALIIALVVPNKNLLEKYFLWSSGAQAFFMIIIPITIFIYGFWSNGGVRGHGKK from the coding sequence GTGACGCAGCGGATACAAATTGCAGCAGTTTTCATTATCATACATTTAAGTTTTGGTTATGTTGTATATCCTAATCTCATTTATATGTTAACGGAAACAGCTCATTGGGAAGTGATCATTTGCCAATGTCTTCTGCAATTGATCTTGATTTGGGTTTACATGAAAGGGTTGAATTACTTTCCAGCACAGAATGTCATTGATATTTATTTAAAGATGGGAAGATGGGCGGCAATCATTTTTCTGACACCATTTGCAATCAACTTGATTGTACTGGCTTCCCTTAACAATCGTATTCATACGGAGGTCATCATTTCGATTTTCTTGCCTAGGACCCCTTATTGGGCAATATTGGTGCTGTTATTTTTCATTTCGGTATATACAGCTTTAAAAGGTTTAGGAACAATATTGCGTTCCGCGATTTTTATTTTCCTGTTTGTCATTCCTCTGGTCGTATTGAATATTTTTTCCTCTTCCGTCAATTTTAATATACATAATGTGACGCCTGGTTTGAATCTTCCTCCTAAGTTCTTGTTGGAGATGAAATTTTTTTATCTTTTAGGATTTTCCTCGTTTTTATTTTTGGGATTCATAGCTTCCAAAACAAAACTGTTATTTCGTCAACTTTTTGCAGCGTGGGTAATTGTAACGCTATTATCTCTATCAATCGTGTATATCCCGTTATTCATATTCGGGCAAGATACGGTCGTTACACTGAAAAACCCTTTCTTGGAATCAATGGACTCAATAGACATTAGCTGGTTTTCATTCAATCGACAAGCAATATTCTTTGGTGTGTTGCTTGTCGGCCTAGTGATACTGACAAATTCGGTTTTATTTTGGATGATAGGAACAATCATGCAAAAAGTATACAAATGGAATGCCTCATATTGGATAAGCGCTTTTTCTTTCATCGCGCTTATAATCGCACTGGTCGTTCCGAACAAAAATCTACTCGAAAAATACTTTTTGTGGAGTTCCGGTGCACAAGCTTTTTTCATGATCATTATTCCAATAACGATATTCATCTATGGTTTCTGGTCGAATGGAGGTGTAAGGGGGCATGGGAAAAAATAG
- a CDS encoding Ger(x)C family spore germination protein, whose protein sequence is MGKNSLYKLFFAFMMIMLLCGCWDIKDINKRTIPLVLGISKTKGGEYKITLQIPVLKNERQVSKVVTGTGETITSALGKIRTNSENAVDYTQIRLIVVQNHLAHNQKEFTNIVKFLMGSEEIPSRSLIAITDENVEDVLSSINDKLGVHASSIYDFFNKGADWAPEVFSTPVWEVYRSLFSSTKDIAVPLIRSGKNTVLIFEGSDILRKGEIMDRLKPEEIQLIRVLQNKNEKGKIESLGFASIMVSNSSIRLKPSLINNKPSLSSDLNIKINVLERNDGVTNKKIMEELERIIEERFFQILRRMQESHTDIFGFGQEFQQLISYNELKNWRDEYYPDLKVNFEVKVNME, encoded by the coding sequence ATGGGAAAAAATAGCCTATATAAACTTTTCTTCGCATTTATGATGATAATGCTTCTATGCGGATGTTGGGATATCAAAGATATTAATAAGCGTACCATTCCATTAGTATTGGGCATTTCCAAGACCAAGGGAGGAGAATATAAAATAACGTTACAAATCCCTGTACTTAAAAATGAACGCCAAGTATCGAAAGTCGTAACAGGAACAGGCGAAACGATTACAAGTGCATTGGGGAAAATCAGGACAAATTCCGAAAATGCCGTTGATTACACACAAATAAGATTAATTGTCGTTCAAAACCATTTGGCGCATAATCAAAAGGAATTTACGAACATTGTAAAATTTTTAATGGGGTCAGAAGAGATTCCATCCAGATCGTTGATAGCCATAACTGATGAAAATGTGGAGGATGTTCTATCGAGCATTAACGATAAATTGGGTGTGCATGCTTCTTCTATCTATGATTTTTTCAATAAAGGAGCTGACTGGGCTCCAGAGGTTTTTAGTACCCCTGTTTGGGAAGTGTATCGAAGCCTGTTTTCTTCCACTAAAGATATCGCCGTTCCCCTCATCCGTTCCGGAAAGAATACTGTATTAATCTTTGAAGGCTCCGATATCTTGAGAAAAGGTGAAATAATGGATAGACTCAAACCGGAAGAAATCCAATTAATCCGTGTGCTGCAAAACAAAAATGAAAAAGGGAAAATAGAGAGCCTAGGTTTTGCCAGCATTATGGTGTCAAATAGCTCAATCCGACTAAAACCTTCATTGATCAATAATAAACCGTCATTGTCTAGCGACTTGAATATAAAAATAAACGTTTTAGAAAGAAATGATGGGGTAACAAATAAAAAAATCATGGAAGAGCTTGAAAGGATTATTGAAGAGAGGTTTTTTCAAATACTCAGGCGGATGCAGGAAAGCCATACAGATATATTTGGATTCGGGCAAGAATTTCAACAGCTGATTTCTTACAATGAACTAAAAAACTGGAGGGATGAATATTACCCCGACCTGAAAGTGAATTTCGAGGTCAAGGTTAATATGGAGTAA
- a CDS encoding helix-turn-helix domain-containing protein, producing MILSERLKQEREKRNWSQHDLAEKIHVSRQSVSKWETGKNYPSIEVIIHLSDLFQITIDELLRSDEELKEKIIRDSKKLAFPKRKVFFDSVFLIGSFLLVFKLIILGLNKFVGTDITFLEGMPAVSNFLPLALMLIGGIASDYLKDKYVS from the coding sequence ATGATACTTAGCGAACGGTTGAAACAAGAACGAGAAAAGAGAAATTGGTCACAACATGATCTTGCAGAGAAGATTCATGTGAGTCGGCAATCCGTGTCGAAATGGGAAACAGGAAAAAATTATCCGAGCATCGAAGTGATCATTCATTTGAGTGACTTATTTCAAATTACGATCGATGAATTATTAAGGAGTGACGAGGAATTGAAAGAAAAAATAATCCGAGATAGTAAGAAATTGGCATTTCCAAAGAGGAAGGTATTTTTTGATAGTGTGTTTTTAATTGGTTCGTTTTTGTTAGTGTTTAAACTCATCATTTTGGGACTGAACAAATTTGTCGGCACGGACATTACATTCTTAGAAGGTATGCCAGCTGTGTCGAATTTCCTCCCGTTGGCTTTGATGCTCATCGGTGGTATTGCTTCGGATTATTTAAAAGATAAATATGTCTCCTAA
- a CDS encoding nuclear transport factor 2 family protein, translating into MRQERSLEERIQYLEDIESIKKLQATYGHYVDKGWNGKEVDFESLPALFTEDATWKCAAMGVDSKGVNTIIDMLKEATADGELGMHSFTNPIINVSGDEATGKYLLWVGVKGAGVTNLVYQSEDVEYLRTAEGWKIASINLHFAQMLNS; encoded by the coding sequence ATGAGACAAGAACGTTCTTTAGAAGAAAGAATTCAATACCTTGAGGATATTGAAAGCATCAAGAAGCTACAAGCAACATATGGACATTATGTAGATAAAGGGTGGAATGGCAAAGAAGTGGACTTTGAAAGCCTCCCTGCTCTATTTACTGAAGACGCCACTTGGAAATGTGCAGCTATGGGTGTCGATTCCAAAGGAGTCAACACTATTATCGACATGTTAAAAGAAGCGACTGCTGACGGTGAGCTTGGCATGCATAGCTTCACTAACCCGATCATTAATGTAAGTGGTGATGAAGCAACAGGAAAATACTTATTATGGGTTGGTGTAAAAGGTGCCGGTGTAACAAACCTTGTTTATCAAAGTGAGGATGTTGAATACCTACGTACAGCTGAAGGCTGGAAAATTGCTTCTATTAACCTCCATTTTGCTCAAATGTTAAACTCATAA
- a CDS encoding aldo/keto reductase, protein MRNRKLGNSDLQVSAMGLGLMGMSGTYGATNDIESTRTIHRALELGVTLLDTANIYGNGHNEELLGKALKGRRDQAILASKFGFLPDYTVSGHPDYVKQSIDESLRRLNVDYIDLYYQHRVDPDVPIEETVGALSDLVTAGKVRYLGLSEAGAETIKRAHAIHPISALQTEYSLWSRDIEDEILPVVNELGITHVAYSPLSRGIISGELRKFEDLAEDDIRRWLPRYQGGNFQKNLDVLEEIKKIAEDKNATPSQLALAWTMEKGALPIPGTKRISYLEENAAAVNITLTPEDLERIEAVSPKNLVHGERMQSEQMKQTNL, encoded by the coding sequence ATGAGAAATAGAAAATTAGGAAATAGTGACTTACAAGTGTCGGCAATGGGCCTTGGATTAATGGGGATGTCTGGAACATATGGTGCGACGAATGACATTGAATCCACTCGTACCATCCATCGTGCACTAGAGTTAGGTGTGACACTGTTGGATACTGCCAATATTTATGGAAATGGTCATAATGAAGAACTTCTTGGAAAAGCATTAAAAGGACGGCGGGATCAAGCCATCCTTGCTTCAAAGTTTGGTTTCTTACCTGATTACACCGTAAGCGGGCACCCTGATTACGTAAAACAGTCAATAGACGAGAGTCTTCGTCGATTGAATGTAGACTATATTGACCTATATTATCAACATCGCGTAGACCCTGATGTCCCAATCGAAGAAACAGTAGGAGCACTATCGGATTTAGTAACGGCGGGTAAAGTTCGTTATCTTGGTTTATCGGAAGCCGGTGCTGAAACGATTAAACGCGCTCATGCCATTCATCCAATTTCCGCTTTACAAACCGAATACTCCCTTTGGAGCCGGGATATTGAAGATGAAATCTTACCTGTCGTCAATGAATTAGGTATTACTCATGTTGCTTACAGTCCACTTAGTCGTGGCATTATCTCTGGAGAATTACGTAAGTTTGAAGATCTTGCTGAAGACGATATTCGCAGATGGTTGCCTCGCTACCAAGGAGGGAACTTCCAAAAGAATTTGGATGTTCTAGAGGAAATAAAGAAAATCGCAGAGGACAAAAATGCTACACCTTCTCAATTAGCTTTAGCATGGACAATGGAAAAAGGTGCCTTGCCGATTCCTGGAACAAAACGCATCAGTTATTTAGAAGAAAATGCAGCAGCCGTCAATATTACGTTAACACCTGAAGATCTGGAGCGTATCGAAGCAGTGAGTCCCAAAAATTTGGTACACGGCGAGCGGATGCAAAGCGAGCAAATGAAACAAACTAATTTATAA
- a CDS encoding TetR/AcrR family transcriptional regulator, with product MTANNEQNQSSQNDTRTRLLTKIIPIIRKNGFQSIRMDDMAKYMDVSKATMYKYFTSKEDVIQASVNSFVDYINELIVESNNTVKSFTKGFQQSFEQSILLAAYISDVFLNELQIMYPYLHDQLRDAMQRREEKLMVFYEEGKDKGLFNSVNEKLIFLQDDVLVRSMIDAKFLMLNGLTLHQLLWDYYQLKKLQLFKADHAEQVDDHHMVNQLDYISKKLMRDLF from the coding sequence TTGACTGCGAATAACGAACAAAATCAAAGTTCTCAAAATGACACGAGAACAAGATTGCTCACAAAAATCATCCCTATAATAAGAAAGAATGGCTTTCAATCCATTCGGATGGATGATATGGCAAAATACATGGATGTTAGTAAAGCGACCATGTACAAATATTTCACTTCCAAAGAAGATGTCATTCAAGCGTCTGTTAATAGTTTTGTTGACTATATAAATGAACTTATCGTGGAATCGAATAATACGGTCAAATCATTTACCAAGGGTTTTCAACAATCCTTTGAACAATCGATTTTACTTGCGGCCTATATCTCTGATGTTTTCTTGAATGAGCTTCAAATCATGTATCCATATTTACATGATCAACTGAGGGATGCGATGCAAAGAAGAGAAGAAAAATTGATGGTTTTTTATGAAGAGGGAAAAGATAAAGGACTATTCAATTCGGTTAATGAAAAGCTTATTTTTCTACAAGATGATGTATTGGTCCGCTCCATGATAGATGCTAAATTTTTAATGCTGAACGGTCTGACCCTTCATCAATTATTGTGGGATTATTACCAGCTGAAGAAGCTTCAGCTCTTTAAAGCTGACCATGCAGAGCAAGTTGATGATCACCATATGGTGAATCAACTCGACTATATATCGAAAAAGCTAATGCGGGATTTATTTTAG
- the uraH gene encoding hydroxyisourate hydrolase, which produces MKKYVASIAGAAVLSCAGFLGFGQLEQVVQNQGKDQVAHAASNEVPVKGAKEAETPAKPMGGLSTHVLDEVKGKPAPNVKVKVYRVNEEGKTKYLHTAKTDKEGRVGSLLTPKEMKEGTYEIHFFIGDYFDKQGTEGADEFLDEVPLRFKVTDPKQHYHVPIVAAPGGYSTYHGS; this is translated from the coding sequence ATGAAAAAATACGTAGCAAGTATAGCGGGTGCCGCTGTCCTATCGTGTGCAGGATTTCTGGGATTTGGTCAATTAGAGCAGGTTGTACAGAACCAAGGGAAGGATCAGGTAGCACATGCAGCAAGTAACGAAGTTCCGGTCAAGGGTGCGAAGGAAGCGGAAACTCCAGCAAAACCGATGGGGGGGCTTTCTACTCACGTACTTGACGAAGTAAAAGGAAAACCTGCACCAAATGTAAAAGTTAAAGTATATCGTGTGAATGAAGAAGGAAAGACGAAATACTTACACACGGCCAAAACGGATAAAGAGGGACGCGTTGGTTCCCTGCTTACACCAAAGGAAATGAAAGAGGGAACGTATGAAATCCATTTCTTTATAGGCGATTACTTTGATAAACAAGGCACGGAGGGTGCAGATGAATTCCTGGACGAAGTTCCACTTCGTTTTAAAGTGACTGATCCGAAACAACATTACCATGTACCAATTGTAGCCGCACCTGGAGGGTACAGCACATATCACGGAAGCTAA
- a CDS encoding response regulator transcription factor, giving the protein MTKKILIVDDESSIRDVCKRYLQREGYLTIEASDGEEAIAKWKKQKPDLIILDLMMPYKTGWEVCQEIRELDDVPIIMLTARGEEQDRLMGLTNGAEDYVTKPFSPRELVLRVKSIFRLLGRNPLLTQNREAHVNMVQYGELEVNEATRTVCLRHNPIELTMKEFDILWLLINHPKQVFSRSQLLEKVWGMEFEGDTTTVTVHMRRLREKLERDPSNPQMLKTVWGVGYKFESGDEE; this is encoded by the coding sequence ATGACGAAAAAGATTTTGATTGTAGATGATGAAAGCAGCATAAGAGATGTTTGTAAAAGGTATTTACAAAGGGAGGGCTACCTCACCATTGAAGCGAGTGATGGCGAGGAGGCCATTGCCAAATGGAAAAAACAAAAACCAGATTTGATTATTCTGGATTTAATGATGCCTTATAAAACTGGATGGGAAGTGTGCCAGGAAATACGCGAGTTGGACGATGTCCCGATCATCATGTTAACGGCAAGAGGGGAAGAGCAGGATAGGCTGATGGGACTGACAAATGGAGCAGAAGACTATGTCACTAAACCGTTTAGTCCGAGGGAACTCGTATTGCGGGTCAAGTCGATCTTCCGGCTGCTGGGAAGAAATCCGTTGCTCACGCAAAATCGGGAAGCCCATGTGAACATGGTCCAATACGGGGAACTGGAGGTTAATGAAGCGACGCGAACGGTCTGTCTTCGTCATAATCCCATTGAATTGACGATGAAGGAATTTGACATCCTCTGGCTTTTGATCAATCATCCAAAACAAGTTTTCTCACGTTCCCAACTATTGGAAAAAGTTTGGGGTATGGAGTTTGAAGGAGATACAACAACGGTGACTGTCCATATGAGACGGTTACGTGAGAAGCTTGAGCGTGATCCATCCAACCCTCAAATGCTTAAGACCGTTTGGGGAGTGGGCTATAAGTTTGAAAGCGGGGATGAAGAATGA
- a CDS encoding sensor histidine kinase yields MKIRTQLLLANIASIGVIVIFLIFSYIEMVLPPAIFNLLVFITLIATVISILVHLYLTKPILKSIRDISAGAKKIREGDFNCRINGSNIIELNTMALNFNDMNEQLLKSFENLSKSEASRKQLVANISHDLRTPIASIKAFSEALEDGVVEDKETFHQYLRTLGLETQRLSDLIDELFQLSQLDADGITLVKQPYHIDQLILETLQNQLFQIEEKKLNIEVDLPEQLEPVSIAPSKMKQAVINLLENAIRYSPLNGTIKIIGKKDKYGFIKISMADEGQGIPEADMPYVFERLYRVEKSRNRETGGSGLGLAIAKSIIELHDGEIGVERNDKAGCTFWFTLKRNDH; encoded by the coding sequence ATGAAAATAAGAACACAGCTGCTATTGGCTAACATCGCAAGCATTGGGGTGATAGTGATTTTCTTGATCTTTAGTTATATCGAAATGGTACTGCCTCCAGCCATCTTTAATTTGTTAGTCTTCATTACGTTAATTGCTACAGTTATATCCATCCTTGTGCATTTGTACCTGACTAAGCCCATTTTGAAATCCATTCGGGATATATCGGCCGGTGCCAAGAAAATTCGGGAGGGTGATTTTAATTGTAGGATTAATGGAAGTAATATTATTGAGTTAAATACAATGGCCTTGAATTTTAATGATATGAATGAGCAATTACTGAAAAGTTTCGAAAATCTGTCTAAATCCGAGGCATCAAGAAAACAATTGGTTGCAAATATTTCACACGACTTACGAACACCGATCGCATCCATCAAGGCCTTTTCCGAAGCGCTTGAAGACGGTGTTGTAGAAGATAAAGAAACCTTCCATCAATATTTACGGACATTAGGACTTGAAACCCAACGGCTTAGCGACTTGATTGATGAACTTTTTCAATTGTCCCAACTTGATGCAGATGGGATTACTCTCGTGAAACAACCATACCATATAGATCAGCTGATCCTTGAAACACTCCAGAATCAGTTGTTTCAAATTGAAGAAAAGAAACTCAATATTGAAGTGGATTTACCTGAACAATTGGAGCCAGTTTCAATTGCTCCTTCAAAAATGAAACAAGCTGTCATCAATCTGTTGGAAAACGCGATTCGTTACTCCCCTTTGAATGGAACCATCAAAATCATAGGAAAAAAGGACAAGTACGGATTTATAAAAATATCGATGGCGGATGAGGGACAGGGCATACCTGAAGCAGATATGCCCTATGTGTTCGAACGCTTATATCGTGTGGAGAAATCCAGAAATAGAGAAACAGGTGGATCAGGTCTAGGGCTCGCCATAGCCAAGTCCATTATTGAGTTGCATGATGGTGAAATAGGAGTGGAACGGAACGATAAGGCAGGATGTACATTTTGGTTCACGCTTAAAAGAAATGACCATTAA